The Fusarium graminearum PH-1 chromosome 2, whole genome shotgun sequence genome includes a region encoding these proteins:
- a CDS encoding import inner membrane translocase subunit TIM16, translating into MAHKFVVTAFLTGSRILGRSFVAAYKQAQAASAYQRAQVKAGNTTGGASLSSGMTLDEACKILNVKPPAGGQANVEEVLSRYKRLFDANDPQKGGSFYLQSKIVRAKERFEREIGPLREKMEAEAEIKEGFKPKVYKD; encoded by the exons ATG GCGCACAAATTCGTCGTcacagccttcttgacaggctCCCGAATCCTCGGTCGATCCTTCGTCGCCGCTTACAAGCAAGCTCAGGCTGCCTCCGCCTACCAGCGCGCCcaggtcaaggctggcaacACCACAGGCGGTGCTTCTCTCTCCTCAGGCATGACCCTCGACGAGGCATGCAAGATCCTCAACGTCAAGCCCCCTGCCGGCGGACAAGCCAACGTCGAGGAAGTGCTGAGCCGCTACAAGCGCCTATTCGACGCCAACGATCCTCAAAAGGGTGGCAGTTTCTACCTCCAGAGCAAGATTGTGAGAGCAAAGGAACGATTCGAGCGAGAGATTGGTCCTTTACGGGAGAAAAtggaggccgaggccgagatcaaAGAAGGCTTCAAGCCCAAGGTTTACAAGGACTAG